Proteins encoded in a region of the Halostella limicola genome:
- a CDS encoding sulfatase — translation MSRNVVLVTVDSLRADHCGFLADEGPGGEHDLTPMLDSLAEESLVFERAFAPGPRTPSSMPAIFTGEFYRPTDQGVYSNWEEKSTRWQARRRRIASHLGRFRSVAERMQDRGYETAGVTANPWTTEDTNFDEGFDEFHAVEGADASERPWYSSLTDKIGDTMGIDWGDVLLTWTDFYDTVQAARDSLAEPYFLWVFLMDPHQPYIAPRRYRKETTVLGMLYGNGRYNYAHGYTEELPSHLDRQLRRAYRDTVRSVDGFIEQYREDFAADDPVTVFHADHGEAFQEHGTFGHRPQLYRENVHVPLLVHGSNSVDQVKEPVSLRCVPDLLTAIATGELIKPEAFTRKFVLSKTEESERVGVRGSSWAYQTDTEEWEYIYAGGQEELYKVTKDPDEQANVAIEYPKVRNSFLNIVRHRQSEQVRLSKIIADSSREKL, via the coding sequence GTGAGCCGAAACGTCGTACTCGTCACCGTGGATAGCCTCCGGGCGGACCACTGCGGTTTCCTCGCAGATGAGGGACCGGGCGGTGAACACGACTTGACTCCGATGCTCGACTCCCTCGCCGAGGAGTCGCTGGTGTTCGAGCGGGCGTTTGCGCCAGGACCGCGCACCCCCTCCTCAATGCCGGCGATATTCACGGGGGAGTTCTACCGACCCACTGATCAAGGTGTCTACTCGAATTGGGAGGAGAAGTCGACCAGATGGCAAGCCCGTAGGCGGCGCATCGCGAGCCATCTCGGCAGATTCAGAAGCGTTGCCGAGCGGATGCAAGATCGGGGCTACGAGACTGCGGGCGTGACGGCCAACCCCTGGACGACCGAAGACACCAACTTCGACGAGGGGTTCGACGAGTTCCACGCCGTCGAAGGGGCCGATGCATCGGAGAGACCGTGGTACTCCTCACTGACTGATAAGATCGGCGATACTATGGGCATTGACTGGGGAGACGTCCTGCTCACGTGGACCGATTTCTACGATACGGTTCAAGCTGCCCGCGATTCGCTCGCTGAACCATACTTTTTGTGGGTATTCCTGATGGATCCCCACCAACCATACATTGCCCCTCGTCGGTATCGGAAGGAAACTACCGTGCTAGGGATGCTCTACGGAAACGGCCGCTACAATTACGCCCACGGGTATACCGAGGAGCTACCGTCGCATCTCGACCGTCAACTCCGTCGGGCCTATCGTGACACCGTCCGATCGGTCGACGGTTTCATTGAGCAGTATCGAGAGGACTTCGCCGCGGACGATCCCGTAACGGTATTTCACGCCGACCACGGAGAAGCATTTCAGGAACATGGGACGTTCGGTCATCGGCCGCAACTCTACCGCGAAAATGTTCACGTCCCCCTGCTTGTGCATGGGTCCAATTCAGTGGATCAAGTCAAGGAACCAGTTTCGCTCCGATGCGTGCCCGACCTCTTGACCGCCATCGCCACCGGTGAACTCATTAAACCAGAGGCATTCACGCGCAAGTTTGTCCTCTCAAAGACAGAAGAAAGCGAGCGCGTCGGTGTCCGAGGGTCGTCGTGGGCGTACCAAACAGACACGGAGGAGTGGGAATACATCTACGCTGGCGGCCAAGAGGAACTTTATAAAGTGACAAAAGATCCCGACGAGCAGGCCAACGTAGCCATCGAGTATCCAAAAGTGAGAAATTCTTTTCTAAATATTGTCCGTCACCGCCAATCTGAGCAGGTCCGATTAAGCAAGATTATAGCTGATTCATCTCGGGAGAAATTATAA
- a CDS encoding DUF1616 domain-containing protein, which produces MHRMSDGTLNRVLTAIVLVVFVASLLATGYIAVNPPQSTDPYTEFYLLGSEGNASDYPTQLEPGESGTVTVGVTNYEGETTDYQIRIVDTNASGDGVLATRSPTITAGETWETNVTFSIDEPGRHRVRFLLYKSEISDEPDLTTRLWVNVTSEESTTVRVEDQDKNSTNMVRP; this is translated from the coding sequence ATGCATCGCATGAGCGATGGAACACTCAACCGGGTACTGACCGCTATCGTCCTCGTCGTGTTCGTAGCCTCGCTACTGGCCACCGGGTACATTGCGGTGAACCCTCCGCAGTCGACCGACCCGTACACGGAGTTCTATCTCCTCGGATCGGAAGGGAACGCCAGTGACTATCCGACGCAGCTCGAACCCGGCGAATCAGGAACGGTAACGGTCGGCGTCACTAACTACGAAGGAGAGACAACAGATTACCAGATCCGGATCGTCGATACGAACGCGTCGGGCGACGGCGTACTTGCGACGAGATCACCGACCATCACCGCGGGGGAGACGTGGGAGACGAACGTGACGTTCAGCATCGACGAACCAGGTCGTCACCGGGTCCGGTTCCTGCTGTACAAAAGCGAAATATCGGACGAACCGGACCTCACGACGCGGCTCTGGGTCAACGTGACGTCCGAAGAATCGACCACAGTGAGGGTGGAAGACCAAGATAAGAATTCGACGAATATGGTGCGACCGTGA
- a CDS encoding polysaccharide deacetylase family protein, giving the protein MDATVTISLEIELAWGLAHIQDADPQDRHSKGRRRETETLERLLGLCDDLGLPVSFDVVGHLLLDSCAGTHDGPYPPGWFDADPGTDSSTDPLYYAPDLVERVRKAEIDHEVCTHTFSHARCDEVSEAVIDQELEHVIDLHDERDLPSVQSFVPPVHAPPPRDVLVDHGIRTVRSPVEYRPPIAAPSHPENALARMMQRIGRLHPVEMVSRTPSVYSPAEVDGVVETYTSWHASLSAPYLQNGTASPHLLYRTLPRSVRQRHHRRYLLEGLQSVASNDGCIHYWSHLFNLSNDVQWPPIRSFLEALASYRDRDAVQIKTMAELGECIA; this is encoded by the coding sequence ATGGACGCAACAGTGACAATTAGCCTCGAGATCGAACTTGCGTGGGGCCTCGCCCATATTCAGGATGCAGATCCGCAGGACCGACACAGCAAGGGGCGCCGTCGAGAGACCGAGACGCTGGAACGACTGCTCGGTCTCTGTGACGACCTCGGTCTGCCGGTGAGTTTCGATGTAGTGGGACACCTCCTGCTTGATTCCTGTGCTGGAACCCACGACGGTCCCTATCCGCCGGGATGGTTTGACGCCGATCCGGGAACTGACTCGAGTACCGACCCACTCTACTACGCGCCGGATCTCGTTGAGCGAGTCCGTAAAGCCGAGATCGACCACGAGGTGTGTACGCACACGTTTTCGCACGCACGCTGCGACGAGGTGAGCGAGGCGGTGATCGATCAGGAACTTGAGCACGTGATCGATCTGCACGACGAGCGTGACCTACCGTCTGTTCAGTCGTTCGTCCCTCCGGTCCACGCACCGCCGCCCCGGGACGTGCTTGTCGACCACGGAATCCGAACGGTGCGCAGTCCGGTCGAATACCGGCCGCCGATCGCGGCTCCGAGTCATCCCGAGAATGCCCTAGCTCGCATGATGCAGCGCATTGGGCGTCTACATCCTGTCGAGATGGTCTCCCGTACCCCATCCGTCTATTCGCCAGCAGAGGTGGACGGGGTCGTCGAGACGTATACGTCGTGGCACGCATCACTGTCTGCACCGTACCTCCAGAACGGGACCGCATCACCGCATCTTCTCTACCGCACGCTTCCACGGTCAGTGCGGCAACGTCATCACCGCCGGTACCTCCTTGAGGGGTTGCAAAGCGTGGCTTCGAATGATGGATGTATTCACTACTGGAGCCACCTGTTCAACCTCTCGAACGATGTGCAGTGGCCACCAATACGGTCGTTCCTCGAGGCGCTGGCCAGCTATCGCGATCGTGATGCGGTTCAAATAAAAACGATGGCCGAACTGGGGGAATGCATCGCATGA
- a CDS encoding CPBP family intramembrane glutamic endopeptidase: MDITDSIQHTRTRFPATVSSRSRLALTVALPTAAVLTAETLLYFRYIQSALLVHLLVLVGCSLAPLVTTREATVFHAFLLVPLFRLLNFGMPILVESTLAWLTLIYGGLLGATYVVASEQPEVELPGGQEVYELLTEAPLAIVFGGVLASIEFFILRPDALVTSWASFDFFILVVVMVGFVGFGEEFLFRGVLQETLTERVGPVPAIALSGLIFGVMHGSHGILAEVGFGVAAGMLFGYLYYRSENLLVVALVHGALNVFLFGPFAF; the protein is encoded by the coding sequence ATGGACATTACCGATTCCATTCAACACACTCGAACCCGTTTTCCGGCGACCGTCTCCAGTCGATCGCGACTCGCCCTCACTGTTGCTCTACCGACTGCCGCGGTCCTGACCGCTGAAACACTCCTCTACTTCCGCTACATCCAGTCGGCACTCCTCGTCCACCTGCTCGTACTAGTTGGATGCTCGCTTGCCCCGCTCGTGACGACTCGCGAGGCCACCGTGTTTCATGCCTTCCTGCTCGTTCCACTTTTTCGCCTGCTGAACTTCGGGATGCCGATCCTCGTCGAGAGTACACTCGCGTGGTTGACCCTGATTTACGGCGGGCTTCTCGGAGCGACCTATGTAGTTGCAAGCGAGCAACCGGAGGTGGAACTCCCAGGAGGTCAGGAAGTCTACGAACTCCTCACAGAGGCGCCGCTGGCCATCGTCTTCGGCGGTGTCCTCGCATCTATCGAGTTCTTCATTCTTCGGCCAGACGCACTCGTTACCTCTTGGGCTAGTTTTGACTTTTTCATACTCGTCGTTGTGATGGTCGGGTTCGTCGGGTTCGGGGAGGAGTTCCTCTTCCGAGGCGTCTTACAAGAGACGCTCACCGAGCGTGTCGGGCCAGTCCCGGCTATCGCACTTTCGGGGCTCATCTTTGGCGTGATGCACGGCTCTCACGGTATCCTCGCTGAGGTCGGGTTCGGCGTCGCTGCCGGTATGTTGTTCGGTTATCTCTATTATCGGTCGGAGAATCTGCTGGTCGTCGCGTTGGTTCACGGCGCGTTGAACGTATTCTTGTTCGGCCCGTTCGCGTTCTGA
- a CDS encoding alkaline phosphatase family protein: MELLVVGLDGLSDNMLSEFDVETPFFDHVRSAGVSGDLRSVDTPTTLPAWTSFATGLDPGSHGISTMLQQSSDYSISSVSCNTTDPAVYDLLDDAVFVNLPASVEREPAGETKLVSSILSADPSDAVPVRLQSLRAFDDYVVHDDESLKSNPESYIEHLRSVTRARHAFAVEAFDREDPRMGFVLFSTPDWVGHFLQFAPNEESRTRWYQSIIGLCDEYAADLADRTNAENILLLSDHGFERKPKAVHLQTWLEREDYLAKADGQSPVQQLVTGAAKQVAKRYDALFDVLRTAYIRVANTTGGDPLEDVVDFNPDVDFAASRAWQLRYGCLYINDDRFDHPTVDDVDALRRELRDQLTSLTDEDGNQVFTSVHTPEEVYADPDPDHRLPDLIARPASGYLPLRAFSPTGDPVIPKPGHAHYDHRYRGLIAAEGPLFEESDVDGMSIVDVVPTLLHALGEPILSTFDGEVQTELLTADSEPITLPDSEVPVPQTRESSEDREAVARDQLRNLGYLE, from the coding sequence ATGGAATTACTCGTTGTCGGCCTCGACGGACTTTCGGACAATATGCTCTCCGAATTCGACGTCGAGACGCCATTTTTCGATCACGTACGGTCGGCGGGCGTTTCGGGCGACCTTCGGAGCGTGGACACGCCGACGACACTCCCCGCATGGACCTCCTTCGCTACTGGCTTAGATCCGGGTAGTCACGGCATCTCGACGATGCTGCAGCAGTCTTCTGATTACTCGATCAGTTCCGTATCCTGCAACACGACGGATCCTGCGGTTTACGATCTGCTCGACGATGCGGTGTTCGTCAATCTCCCAGCATCAGTCGAACGAGAACCAGCCGGTGAGACAAAACTCGTTTCTTCGATCCTCTCTGCTGACCCGTCGGACGCCGTTCCTGTCAGACTCCAATCACTAAGGGCCTTCGACGATTACGTCGTCCACGATGACGAAAGTCTGAAGTCTAATCCGGAGTCATATATCGAGCATCTGCGATCCGTCACTCGTGCACGTCACGCGTTCGCTGTAGAGGCGTTCGACCGCGAGGACCCGCGCATGGGATTCGTCCTCTTTTCGACGCCAGACTGGGTCGGCCACTTCCTACAGTTCGCTCCGAACGAGGAGTCACGCACACGGTGGTATCAGTCGATCATCGGACTGTGCGACGAGTACGCAGCCGACCTCGCCGATCGCACGAACGCAGAGAATATTCTCCTGCTCAGCGATCACGGTTTCGAGCGTAAACCGAAGGCCGTCCATCTACAAACCTGGCTCGAACGGGAGGACTATCTCGCGAAAGCCGACGGTCAGTCGCCAGTCCAACAGCTCGTTACGGGCGCCGCGAAGCAAGTCGCAAAGCGGTACGACGCGCTGTTCGATGTACTGCGGACTGCATATATTCGCGTGGCGAACACCACGGGAGGTGACCCACTCGAGGACGTCGTGGATTTCAATCCGGACGTGGACTTCGCGGCCTCGCGTGCATGGCAGCTCCGATACGGCTGTCTCTATATTAACGACGACCGATTCGATCATCCGACCGTCGACGATGTCGACGCGCTTCGCCGTGAGTTGCGCGACCAACTCACGTCACTAACTGACGAAGACGGAAATCAGGTGTTCACGTCAGTCCACACGCCCGAGGAGGTGTACGCCGACCCCGATCCTGACCACCGGCTGCCCGATCTCATCGCGCGACCCGCATCAGGGTACCTGCCGTTACGCGCGTTCTCTCCGACGGGAGACCCAGTTATTCCGAAACCTGGACACGCTCACTACGACCATCGATACCGCGGGCTCATCGCCGCTGAGGGGCCCTTGTTTGAGGAAAGTGACGTCGACGGGATGTCCATCGTCGACGTCGTTCCGACGCTCTTGCACGCACTGGGGGAACCAATCCTATCCACCTTCGACGGGGAGGTCCAAACGGAACTACTGACAGCGGACTCTGAGCCGATAACGCTACCCGACAGCGAAGTTCCGGTCCCACAAACACGCGAGAGTAGCGAGGACAGAGAAGCGGTCGCGCGTGACCAACTCCGCAATCTCGGCTACTTGGAGTAA
- a CDS encoding gluconate 2-dehydrogenase subunit 3 family protein: MELTRRDALIALFGGTGATAVVGGGADLLNQPADASIEDVHVDRLQAVAAVLYPSAVDATQEFVETYVLGRITDRESYRQGVVDALTEIESASQRRHGQSVTALSESNVDGLLRAMGVATAYPVPDGTIPEQVRYYVVNDLLYALYTTPVGGRLVGYENPDGYPGGTDAYQRGPDA, encoded by the coding sequence ATGGAATTGACCCGCCGGGATGCGCTCATCGCCCTCTTCGGAGGAACAGGGGCAACGGCTGTAGTCGGAGGCGGGGCAGATCTCCTTAACCAACCTGCCGATGCCTCCATCGAGGATGTCCACGTCGATCGACTCCAGGCCGTCGCGGCAGTGCTCTATCCCTCTGCAGTAGACGCGACGCAGGAGTTCGTCGAGACGTACGTCCTCGGCCGTATCACCGACCGCGAGTCCTACCGTCAAGGAGTCGTCGACGCACTCACTGAAATTGAGTCGGCGAGCCAGCGCCGCCACGGACAATCAGTGACAGCCCTCTCCGAATCGAATGTGGACGGCCTGCTCCGCGCGATGGGCGTCGCCACGGCGTATCCCGTCCCCGATGGGACGATCCCGGAACAGGTCCGGTACTATGTCGTCAACGACCTGCTGTATGCGCTCTACACGACGCCCGTGGGGGGCCGCCTCGTCGGGTACGAGAACCCGGACGGCTACCCGGGCGGAACGGACGCTTACCAGCGAGGGCCCGACGCGTGA
- a CDS encoding GMC family oxidoreductase has protein sequence MTGPDDVDRTPVSDPDVCIVGAGPAGALLAHRLATAGIDVVVLEAGPRFDFDERLERMEKALRPAHPPTDVWEMGGDRDRYTNSGEVVYPLNTRRVKGIGGSSLAWGARLSRFHEKDFEMGSRYGLATDWPISYDDLQPYYAEAERALGVAGPADNPFSPPRENPPPMDAFAPSYADSLFAEACESLDITMHRTLFAINSESYDGRSACQGYGTCSPVCPSGAKYSADHHIAKAEAAGATVIDRAAVQRLKHDATGERIERAVYATPTGETYIQSAETFVLAAGGVEIPRLLLLSRSDEYPDGLANSSGLVGKYFMERPTCGVTARIDKPTRQHLIGFGTSSTHQFYDYDEDASPPPGSFKIEFKNIRGPRPSDVALTQQNILYSLQSAFGDPFDADKWSDVGEAAFVGDEWGDDLLDTIQSAYGNHIGLSAAVEGIPRRENQITLDSSRTDDHGNPVPNVSWTPSSFAKETMDRAFEVMDDILDALDADVLSRTRYRNWKGIGHHMGTTRMSEDPEAGVVDPDCRTHEIENLYIASSSVFVTSGALQPTLTIAALALRLADKLEGELR, from the coding sequence GTGACCGGTCCGGACGACGTGGATCGAACACCCGTTTCTGACCCCGACGTCTGTATTGTCGGCGCCGGTCCCGCAGGGGCATTACTCGCTCACCGACTCGCGACGGCCGGGATCGATGTCGTCGTCCTGGAGGCCGGCCCGCGGTTCGACTTCGACGAGCGACTCGAACGGATGGAGAAAGCCCTCAGACCGGCTCATCCGCCCACCGACGTCTGGGAGATGGGAGGGGACCGTGACCGATACACGAACTCGGGCGAGGTCGTCTATCCGCTAAACACGCGTCGAGTGAAGGGCATCGGTGGCTCCTCACTCGCGTGGGGCGCCCGACTCAGTCGCTTTCACGAGAAGGATTTCGAGATGGGGTCGCGGTATGGGCTCGCCACTGATTGGCCGATTTCCTACGACGATCTTCAACCGTACTACGCAGAGGCAGAGCGGGCCCTAGGCGTCGCAGGTCCGGCCGACAATCCATTTTCCCCACCCCGAGAAAACCCCCCTCCGATGGATGCCTTCGCACCGAGCTACGCAGACTCGCTGTTTGCCGAGGCCTGCGAGTCCCTCGATATCACGATGCACCGGACGCTGTTCGCGATCAACTCAGAGTCCTACGACGGACGCAGTGCCTGCCAAGGCTATGGAACTTGCTCGCCCGTCTGCCCGTCCGGGGCGAAATATAGCGCAGATCACCACATTGCGAAGGCCGAGGCCGCTGGTGCGACGGTGATCGACCGTGCGGCCGTCCAGCGACTCAAACACGATGCTACGGGTGAACGGATCGAACGGGCGGTCTATGCGACACCCACCGGTGAGACATACATCCAATCCGCCGAGACGTTCGTCCTCGCCGCCGGCGGGGTCGAGATTCCGCGACTCCTCTTGCTATCGCGCTCGGACGAGTATCCAGACGGCCTGGCGAACTCCAGCGGACTCGTCGGCAAGTATTTCATGGAACGCCCGACCTGCGGCGTCACAGCCCGCATCGACAAACCGACGCGCCAGCACCTCATCGGCTTCGGCACGAGTTCGACCCATCAGTTCTACGACTACGACGAAGACGCAAGCCCGCCCCCGGGTAGTTTTAAGATCGAGTTCAAGAACATCCGCGGTCCCCGGCCCTCGGACGTCGCGCTCACCCAGCAGAACATCCTTTACTCTCTTCAATCAGCGTTCGGTGATCCCTTTGACGCTGACAAATGGAGCGACGTTGGTGAGGCCGCTTTCGTTGGCGATGAATGGGGAGACGACCTCCTTGACACGATTCAATCGGCATACGGGAATCACATTGGTCTTAGTGCGGCCGTCGAGGGGATTCCCAGGCGGGAAAATCAGATCACCCTCGACAGCTCTCGAACGGACGACCACGGTAACCCCGTGCCGAACGTCTCGTGGACTCCATCGTCGTTCGCGAAGGAGACGATGGACCGGGCATTCGAGGTAATGGACGATATCCTCGACGCGCTCGACGCTGACGTGTTATCCCGAACTCGATATCGGAACTGGAAGGGTATCGGCCACCATATGGGTACGACGCGGATGAGCGAAGATCCTGAAGCGGGTGTCGTGGATCCTGACTGCCGAACTCACGAGATAGAAAACCTATATATCGCTTCGAGTAGCGTCTTCGTGACGTCTGGCGCCTTGCAGCCAACGCTCACTATCGCAGCACTTGCCTTACGGTTAGCAGATAAGCTTGAAGGAGAACTACGTTAG
- a CDS encoding sulfatase-like hydrolase/transferase: MNNRNIIVICLDTVRKDYFDEHADRLVSKSDIIFSQCRAPSSWTVPSHASFFTGQLPHEHGCHAYDTSFQNLSTEDTFLSSLKHRTIGVSANPYFSSSFGAASLFDEFVDIAPSVVFSEGIYLKDFSSDKQGYSAYADYVFQALDHEHSWKSLANGVSHFLSQAKPDWIPRRSDDGGRAVKRAAVQSIDSSEEPYFLFLNFMDAHAPFSSTLLYDRAYRTVPWGWSSQDIDFWGVNTGDVDTYKEDINHYRQLYSASIAYLDRLVTNLVDMLTEKSSRETTVVITADHGENLVYPEDDNLIEHKGSLSEGLLHVPLTIINPPSSFDPPQNELFSLLDLGPLVSQLLGIKKEFKYIEYIPSELIGLGSTDPHISNSEFVYFDRSIRCCYKEKYKYIWDSQGNRYLDLIDPTRPNWRHRDALNVEIPEWAKEPFVDGIELHEVDSRQADHREMTKEMTDRLQNLGYL, encoded by the coding sequence ATGAATAACCGAAATATCATTGTCATCTGTCTTGACACTGTCCGGAAGGACTATTTTGATGAGCACGCCGACCGGCTAGTTTCGAAATCAGACATCATATTTTCCCAGTGTCGGGCCCCCAGTTCTTGGACTGTCCCTAGTCATGCAAGTTTCTTTACTGGCCAGCTTCCCCATGAACATGGCTGCCACGCATACGATACTTCATTTCAGAATCTCTCTACAGAAGATACCTTTCTTTCCTCTCTTAAACACCGTACTATTGGTGTAAGTGCCAATCCGTATTTTAGTTCTTCATTCGGTGCAGCCTCTCTTTTTGACGAGTTTGTAGATATTGCGCCAAGCGTCGTCTTTTCAGAAGGAATATACCTAAAGGATTTTAGTTCTGATAAACAAGGATACTCAGCTTATGCAGATTATGTTTTCCAAGCCCTTGATCATGAACACTCATGGAAGAGCTTGGCCAACGGGGTTAGCCACTTTTTGAGCCAAGCAAAGCCTGACTGGATCCCTCGTCGAAGTGATGATGGTGGACGGGCCGTCAAACGCGCAGCTGTCCAGTCGATAGATAGCTCCGAAGAGCCATACTTCCTTTTTCTCAATTTCATGGACGCTCATGCACCGTTTTCCTCCACTCTTCTCTATGACCGAGCCTACAGAACTGTCCCGTGGGGATGGTCATCCCAAGATATCGATTTCTGGGGCGTGAATACTGGTGACGTGGACACGTATAAGGAGGATATCAACCACTACCGGCAGCTATACAGCGCATCAATTGCGTACCTTGATCGGTTGGTCACTAACCTTGTCGACATGCTGACCGAGAAATCTTCTCGAGAAACCACCGTGGTTATCACTGCAGATCACGGTGAGAACCTCGTTTATCCCGAGGATGACAACCTCATTGAACACAAAGGGAGTCTTTCCGAAGGACTTCTCCATGTCCCTCTTACCATTATTAATCCACCAAGTTCATTTGACCCACCACAGAATGAGCTTTTTTCGCTTTTAGATCTCGGCCCTCTTGTTAGTCAGTTATTGGGAATTAAAAAGGAGTTTAAATATATAGAGTACATTCCGAGTGAACTCATAGGACTCGGGAGTACCGACCCCCATATATCAAATTCAGAATTTGTATACTTTGATCGATCTATTCGTTGCTGCTATAAGGAAAAATATAAATACATATGGGATTCACAAGGGAACCGGTACTTGGATCTGATTGATCCGACGCGGCCAAACTGGCGCCATAGGGATGCCCTCAACGTTGAAATCCCAGAGTGGGCCAAAGAACCCTTTGTTGATGGCATTGAATTACATGAAGTCGACTCTAGACAAGCTGACCATAGAGAAATGACAAAGGAAATGACTGATAGACTTCAAAACCTCGGATACCTCTGA
- a CDS encoding glycosyltransferase family 2 protein: protein MSNSLVSVVIPTYYRNDRLREAIKSAQSQTYNPVEIIVVDGSEEERNAESVAKEMGVEYICPKEDRGAHAARSLGAKKAKGEYVNFLDDDDRLVPVKIEKQVPVAEESNEVGVVYSGIQWENDHPVLPDPDVSGDVLKYALMFQMTPSSPSTMLIDADVLEDILPFENLHGADDMGMKIELAKRSYFEFVDDPLVRKGHSEESLGGSEENIDGRLKLLEQYAQLYKQFPDSVRRTALAHTYLLDAELTLNNQVMSLHAIQRAMQACYVVPGWPLSFVGFLFASLFGRPGRDLGKVVYSQLVLGDKHRGKLT from the coding sequence GTGTCAAATTCACTCGTCTCGGTTGTGATTCCGACTTACTACCGGAATGATCGGCTAAGGGAGGCAATAAAGAGCGCACAATCACAGACGTATAATCCAGTAGAAATCATTGTTGTTGATGGTTCGGAAGAGGAGCGTAATGCTGAATCTGTCGCCAAAGAGATGGGTGTCGAATACATCTGTCCAAAAGAGGACCGTGGGGCTCACGCTGCACGGAGTCTTGGAGCGAAAAAGGCGAAAGGGGAGTATGTGAACTTCCTTGATGACGATGATCGCCTTGTTCCGGTGAAGATTGAGAAGCAAGTACCCGTTGCGGAGGAAAGTAACGAAGTCGGGGTGGTTTATTCTGGAATCCAGTGGGAAAACGATCATCCTGTTTTACCAGATCCGGACGTGAGTGGGGACGTCCTGAAATATGCCTTAATGTTCCAAATGACGCCCAGTAGTCCGTCGACGATGTTGATCGATGCAGACGTGTTGGAAGACATTCTTCCGTTCGAAAACCTCCACGGTGCAGACGATATGGGTATGAAAATTGAATTAGCGAAACGGTCTTATTTTGAATTCGTAGACGATCCCCTCGTACGAAAGGGCCACTCAGAAGAGTCGCTCGGTGGGTCGGAGGAAAACATCGACGGACGGCTAAAACTCTTGGAGCAATACGCACAACTGTACAAACAATTCCCAGATTCGGTTCGGCGTACGGCACTTGCACATACTTATCTGCTTGACGCCGAGTTGACCCTAAATAATCAGGTTATGTCACTTCATGCGATACAACGAGCGATGCAAGCTTGCTACGTGGTTCCCGGATGGCCTCTCTCCTTCGTTGGGTTCCTATTCGCGTCCCTGTTTGGCCGGCCTGGGCGAGACCTTGGAAAGGTAGTTTATTCACAGTTAGTGTTAGGGGACAAGCACAGAGGGAAGCTCACCTAA
- a CDS encoding class I SAM-dependent methyltransferase, with protein MSDYGNSYWTWQREEQGYSFESMKDANQTFIEYIKKHSQFESPRVLDCGCGFGYLQRLFEQEGWATVGVDISSVAIRAANESTKGDVARMDVDGSLGIRDESFDIVSMFDIIEHVESPYRTLQELYRVLRPNGVVAIHCPNANAIGRFLNRTTWFGDKDETHKYMFTPYSLRFLTERTGFEVVGCATPFRPLPDWLSLCRSGLGGAIILIARKPGNG; from the coding sequence ATGTCAGATTACGGTAATTCGTACTGGACGTGGCAACGAGAGGAGCAGGGGTACTCGTTCGAATCGATGAAAGATGCGAACCAGACGTTCATTGAGTACATCAAAAAACATTCGCAGTTCGAATCTCCCCGTGTATTAGATTGCGGTTGTGGGTTCGGTTACCTACAGCGACTGTTTGAACAGGAGGGATGGGCAACGGTCGGCGTGGATATTTCCAGCGTGGCGATCCGTGCTGCGAACGAATCGACCAAGGGAGACGTAGCAAGGATGGACGTAGACGGGTCGCTCGGAATCCGAGACGAATCGTTCGATATCGTCTCCATGTTCGATATCATCGAGCATGTTGAGAGTCCATATCGGACGCTGCAGGAGTTATATCGTGTTCTTCGTCCGAACGGGGTGGTGGCTATCCACTGCCCGAACGCGAATGCAATCGGGCGATTCCTGAATAGGACTACTTGGTTCGGGGATAAAGACGAAACTCATAAGTACATGTTCACCCCGTACTCGCTGAGATTTCTCACAGAGCGTACGGGGTTCGAAGTCGTGGGCTGTGCTACTCCGTTTCGTCCGCTACCGGACTGGCTTTCTCTGTGCCGTTCCGGACTCGGAGGTGCGATTATACTGATCGCGCGGAAACCAGGTAATGGCTGA